The following DNA comes from Glaciihabitans arcticus.
TCGCTCCGCACCAGGTCGGCGTCTTCGAGCACAGCCAGGTGCTGCGAGATCGCCTGCCGGGTCAGGGTGCTGTTGTGACGCATGACCAGGCGCGTGCAGATCTCGAACAGCGACTGGCCGTCTTTCTCGGCGAGTTCATCGAGAATCGTGCGCCGGGTCGAATCGGCGAGCGCCTTGAAGACATCACCCATGGCGTTCACAATAGGCAAGTGTGTGCTTGCCTGTCAAGCGTCAGCGGGTCGCCCGCACAACGATGTCGCGCAACTCGCCCTCACGGCGGGCTCGCGATTCGGCGACGTGGACCCGCAACCCCTCGCCATCGATCGCTGCGAGCACGTCGTCGACGCCGAACATCAGGTGGGCCATGTGGTCGCGGTGCTCATCGTGCCCGGTCACATCGTGCCCGACGATGAGCAGGGTGCCGCCCGGCGCAACAGCCGCGGCGAGCGCCCGGAACA
Coding sequences within:
- a CDS encoding ArsR/SmtB family transcription factor; the protein is MGDVFKALADSTRRTILDELAEKDGQSLFEICTRLVMRHNSTLTRQAISQHLAVLEDADLVRSERQGRTKIHHLNTEPLRSIAERWPS